In Armatimonadota bacterium, one DNA window encodes the following:
- the lptC gene encoding LPS export ABC transporter periplasmic protein LptC has translation MCLLIAGCGDAPKASRGAPKPDAKLKPMLEQAVRTSAAEGTRYSSGKNRRPLWTVRWNRADLNASEEGEFYGTAYDVSGTFFKGAQAASTFRAKRAVIAQKGNTLELLGGVSVQSERPPSKLECDSVIWDPEREVGEARGNVRFTADDVVIGPFDAFRFSPELNAAGTPGIFGKRYGK, from the coding sequence GTGTGCTTGCTGATTGCCGGGTGCGGCGACGCGCCAAAGGCTTCAAGAGGCGCGCCAAAGCCGGACGCCAAGTTGAAGCCCATGCTGGAGCAGGCCGTTCGGACCTCTGCCGCCGAGGGCACCCGTTACAGCTCGGGAAAGAACAGACGGCCCCTTTGGACCGTCAGGTGGAACCGCGCCGACCTCAACGCCAGCGAGGAAGGTGAGTTCTATGGGACCGCTTACGACGTGTCCGGCACCTTTTTCAAGGGAGCTCAAGCTGCGAGCACCTTCCGCGCAAAGCGTGCCGTGATCGCCCAAAAGGGGAACACGCTGGAGCTTCTAGGCGGCGTGTCCGTCCAATCCGAAAGACCCCCATCCAAGCTCGAATGCGACTCGGTGATCTGGGACCCTGAACGCGAGGTAGGCGAGGCGCGGGGTAACGTTCGGTTCACAGCGGACGACGTGGTGATCGGCCCGTTCGATGCCTTTCGGTTCTCGCCGGAATTGAACGCAGCCGGAACGCCCGGCATCTTTGGCAAACGCTATGGAAAGTAG
- the ruvX gene encoding Holliday junction resolvase RuvX, with amino-acid sequence MNRKTILAIDPGSSKCGVALVRREQEGALTLVWRTICPPADLAEKLSEARGIESYSTVVVGSGTHSRQIVEAIRMQLPSIGVLLVDERDTSLQARERYWEHNPRKGWKRLLPATLFPPTEPIDDFAALVLAERVLDPQ; translated from the coding sequence ATGAACAGAAAGACTATCCTCGCCATCGACCCGGGAAGCTCCAAGTGCGGGGTGGCGCTGGTGCGGCGGGAACAGGAAGGCGCTCTGACGCTGGTCTGGCGGACCATCTGCCCACCGGCGGACCTGGCCGAAAAGCTCTCCGAGGCCCGCGGCATCGAATCCTATTCAACGGTTGTCGTCGGTTCGGGAACCCATTCCAGGCAGATCGTCGAGGCGATCCGGATGCAGCTTCCCAGCATCGGCGTCTTGTTGGTGGACGAGCGAGACACCAGTCTCCAGGCGCGAGAGCGCTATTGGGAGCACAACCCGCGCAAGGGCTGGAAGAGGCTCTTGCCCGCGACGCTGTTCCCGCCCACGGAACCGATCGACGACTTCGCGGCGTTGGTCCTTGCGGAAAGGGTGCTGGACCCGCAGTGA
- a CDS encoding 2-oxoisovalerate dehydrogenase: MSTTQANKTLNKLDFLKLMMLSREGDRREGILLRQSKGWFQIGALGHEAIAAVNWVLREDDWIFPYYRSRALMLARGLSSYDLALAYLAKRDSASAGRMMPGHYHSAEHNVFSVPTPTAGNMLPAVGCAWGMKLEKKDSLVVASVGDAASRQGCFYEALTFAIQESLPVIFMVEDNKYGISTPTNRMLPFNLGVFSKDVFVHVDAHHPDNVLAAATVAANKARSGGGPTLLWCEVERLGSHTSSDDHRVYRSPSDIDEMQKRDPITLLRNELIAAGELTEEEFNAWHEEIVKQVDEEYIRAEKAADPDPAAVLEHSFGQVPAAEAPPIQTSDKTNMVATINTTLRKALESDPKVVMFGEDIEDPKGGVFALTKGLSESFPNQVFNSPLAEDTILGVAVGMAVYGMKPVFELQFIDFISPGWNQVVTNMSTLRWRTNGQLKCPLVIYAPSGAYLPGGGIWHSMSGEGYLTHTTGLRVAMPSTPEDAAGLFWTAIQGDDPTFILVPKHIFRKGMPVEKVEPVPFGKARIRREGSDVTLVTWGNGTELAEEAAAKLEGEASVEIVDLRSLVPCDYETINRSLEKTGRLVVLYEDNRTGGFGQSVVSELVSNPESWNTFLSPPQVVARQDVPIGFNPVHEYAALPSLEDVLKAVRVVME; this comes from the coding sequence ATGTCCACCACCCAAGCCAACAAAACCCTGAACAAGCTCGATTTCCTTAAGCTCATGATGCTCAGCCGCGAAGGCGACCGCCGCGAGGGCATCCTGCTCCGGCAATCGAAAGGCTGGTTTCAGATTGGCGCGCTGGGCCACGAGGCCATCGCTGCGGTCAATTGGGTGCTGCGCGAGGACGACTGGATCTTCCCTTATTACCGAAGCCGCGCGCTGATGCTGGCTCGGGGCCTGAGCAGCTACGACCTGGCGCTCGCCTACCTGGCCAAGCGCGATTCGGCTTCGGCGGGCCGCATGATGCCCGGGCACTATCATTCCGCCGAGCACAACGTCTTCAGCGTGCCCACTCCGACCGCCGGCAATATGCTCCCCGCCGTCGGCTGCGCCTGGGGCATGAAGCTTGAAAAGAAAGACTCGCTGGTCGTCGCAAGCGTGGGCGATGCGGCCTCCCGTCAGGGGTGCTTCTACGAGGCGCTGACATTCGCGATCCAGGAGAGCCTGCCCGTGATCTTCATGGTCGAGGACAACAAGTACGGCATCTCGACCCCGACGAACCGGATGCTTCCATTCAACCTGGGGGTCTTTTCCAAGGATGTTTTTGTACACGTGGACGCCCACCATCCCGACAACGTGCTCGCTGCCGCCACCGTCGCGGCCAACAAGGCGCGCAGCGGGGGAGGGCCGACGCTCTTGTGGTGCGAGGTCGAGCGCCTGGGCAGTCACACCTCCAGCGACGACCACCGCGTTTACCGGTCGCCCTCGGACATTGACGAGATGCAAAAGCGCGACCCGATCACGCTGCTGCGAAACGAACTGATTGCTGCAGGAGAACTGACCGAAGAGGAGTTCAACGCCTGGCACGAGGAGATCGTCAAGCAGGTCGATGAAGAGTACATCCGCGCTGAGAAGGCCGCTGACCCCGACCCCGCTGCGGTGTTGGAGCACTCGTTTGGGCAGGTCCCAGCCGCCGAGGCGCCTCCGATCCAGACTTCCGACAAGACCAACATGGTCGCCACGATCAACACGACCCTTCGCAAGGCGCTTGAGTCCGACCCGAAGGTCGTGATGTTTGGCGAGGACATCGAGGACCCGAAGGGCGGCGTCTTCGCGCTCACGAAAGGGCTCTCGGAGTCTTTTCCCAACCAAGTCTTCAACTCGCCGCTCGCTGAAGACACGATCCTAGGGGTCGCCGTGGGCATGGCGGTTTATGGAATGAAGCCGGTCTTCGAGCTTCAGTTCATCGACTTCATCTCTCCCGGCTGGAACCAGGTTGTGACGAACATGTCGACCCTGCGCTGGCGGACGAACGGGCAGCTCAAGTGCCCGCTGGTGATCTACGCTCCCAGCGGCGCGTACTTGCCCGGCGGCGGAATCTGGCACTCGATGTCCGGCGAGGGCTATCTCACGCACACCACAGGCCTCAGGGTAGCGATGCCCAGCACGCCTGAGGACGCTGCAGGGCTTTTCTGGACCGCGATCCAGGGCGACGACCCCACCTTCATCCTGGTGCCCAAGCACATCTTCCGCAAGGGCATGCCGGTCGAGAAGGTCGAGCCGGTGCCGTTTGGCAAGGCGCGGATTCGGCGCGAGGGCTCGGACGTGACGCTCGTCACGTGGGGCAACGGTACCGAACTCGCCGAGGAAGCCGCGGCCAAGCTGGAGGGCGAGGCGAGCGTCGAAATCGTGGACCTGCGGAGCCTTGTGCCTTGCGACTACGAAACGATCAACCGCTCATTGGAAAAGACCGGCCGGCTGGTGGTGCTCTACGAGGACAACCGCACGGGCGGCTTTGGGCAATCGGTGGTGTCGGAGCTCGTCTCCAACCCCGAGAGCTGGAACACCTTCCTCTCTCCACCGCAAGTGGTAGCGCGGCAAGATGTTCCGATTGGCTTCAACCCGGTGCACGAGTACGCGGCGTTGCCGAGCCTGGAGGACGTGCTGAAAGCGGTTCGGGTGGTGATGGAGTAG
- the rlmN gene encoding 23S rRNA (adenine(2503)-C(2))-methyltransferase RlmN produces MSSPFQALAGLDHAAIESQLGDLPQARMRAAQIADWIYRKGAVSFDEMTNLPAALREGLKERFVVWPLQVARRATSTDGVIKLLVHRGDGQVYECVLLPYEKRVSCCLSSQVGCPMGCTFCATGLGGFDRNLSAGEIVGQYLMLQREIGPERRISHVVFMGMGEPLLNLTNVLEAIRLLHDEVGLSHRHITVSTVGIVPKIDELTKLGLPIHLALSLHSPLDAVRDRLMPVNKRWPVAEVMAAMRRHQRATGRKITIEYLLISGVTDTEDQAAALAGLVRGVPSVVNLIPFNFVDTTHGYSRPSKERVRAFRSALESRGVNVTQRVERGHDIAAACGQLAGEHTGKFARRATRSELLVLS; encoded by the coding sequence GTGTCATCCCCGTTCCAAGCCCTGGCCGGCCTCGACCATGCCGCGATCGAATCGCAGCTTGGGGACCTGCCGCAGGCCCGCATGCGCGCGGCGCAGATTGCCGACTGGATCTACCGAAAAGGCGCAGTGAGCTTCGACGAGATGACCAATCTGCCGGCAGCCTTACGCGAGGGCTTGAAAGAGCGTTTCGTGGTCTGGCCGCTTCAGGTTGCCCGCAGAGCGACCTCCACCGATGGCGTGATCAAGCTCCTGGTGCACAGGGGCGACGGCCAGGTCTATGAGTGTGTACTGCTGCCCTATGAGAAGCGCGTGTCGTGCTGCCTCAGCTCTCAGGTGGGCTGCCCTATGGGCTGCACCTTCTGCGCCACGGGGCTCGGCGGCTTCGACCGAAACCTGTCGGCGGGCGAAATCGTAGGGCAGTACCTGATGCTCCAGCGCGAAATCGGCCCGGAACGCCGCATCTCGCACGTGGTGTTCATGGGTATGGGAGAACCACTATTGAACCTCACGAACGTGCTGGAGGCCATCCGCCTGCTTCATGACGAAGTGGGCCTGAGCCACCGGCATATCACGGTCTCGACGGTGGGCATCGTGCCCAAGATCGACGAGTTAACCAAGCTCGGGCTTCCCATCCATCTAGCTCTTTCGCTTCACTCGCCGCTGGACGCGGTACGCGACCGGCTCATGCCCGTCAACAAGCGTTGGCCCGTCGCGGAAGTGATGGCCGCCATGCGAAGGCACCAAAGGGCCACGGGTAGGAAGATCACGATCGAGTATCTGCTGATTTCAGGGGTGACCGACACCGAAGACCAAGCGGCGGCGCTGGCGGGCTTGGTTCGAGGCGTTCCCAGCGTCGTCAACCTCATTCCCTTCAACTTCGTAGACACGACGCACGGCTATTCGAGGCCCTCGAAGGAGCGCGTGAGGGCGTTTCGTTCGGCGCTTGAGTCGCGGGGGGTCAACGTGACCCAGCGCGTGGAGCGGGGCCATGACATCGCCGCCGCCTGCGGCCAACTCGCGGGGGAGCACACGGGCAAGTTTGCCAGGAGGGCCACACGATCCGAACTGCTTGTCCTTTCCTGA
- a CDS encoding DUF3084 domain-containing protein codes for MDFLSFAFLALFCLLGGIIAVYADRLGRVLGKQRRSLLGLRPRKTAEVIVFLGGVLVPMLTIMLVLVASSDVREWLLRGREAIAEAKRLTIDRDAKVKENTILDQRNKDLNVRVTGLNEQLEKLNRQVDEAVLASKKAQSDAVAARAQAAALTRNLRKVSIQLAAQQTELTATTSKLEKARKEYGSLNGSYRELDSQFRELGEDFNRKLEENSKLQRTNESLQQQGDELIRTIDGLTQDKGRLQGEVSEIQGRLNESQERLKKAQEDLERTNSELMTAQNDALRLGGLAASARTGKPMFLRGDEIARLSVDANLTPQEARQEVSRLMRAARMEAEERGAKPLAGLPSAGLTQRTIQGRTVSAEEQLDALIRSLTGRPDPVVLISRSFLNSFGGEPVQLDIAIYRNPLAVRAGDIVAERRVDGTKDLAAIHTQVTSFIAEDVHNAAQRANFIPANGRADSYGSVSMAEALNLVERIKEAGRSIRLQAIARQDLRVGDPLLLEFRLK; via the coding sequence ATGGACTTTCTGAGCTTTGCGTTCCTTGCACTGTTCTGCCTTTTGGGCGGCATTATCGCCGTCTATGCGGACAGGCTTGGGCGCGTGCTCGGCAAGCAGCGACGATCGCTTCTGGGCCTTCGGCCTCGAAAAACGGCCGAAGTCATCGTCTTCTTGGGAGGCGTGCTCGTCCCGATGCTCACGATCATGCTCGTGCTCGTGGCGAGCAGCGACGTGCGCGAGTGGCTCCTGAGGGGCCGGGAGGCTATCGCCGAGGCCAAGAGGCTGACGATCGATCGCGACGCAAAGGTCAAGGAGAACACCATCCTCGACCAAAGGAACAAGGACCTGAACGTCCGCGTCACGGGTCTCAACGAGCAGCTCGAGAAGCTAAACCGACAAGTAGATGAGGCCGTGCTGGCCTCCAAAAAGGCGCAGAGCGACGCGGTAGCGGCAAGGGCACAGGCCGCAGCGCTGACGCGGAACCTGAGAAAGGTAAGCATCCAACTTGCGGCCCAGCAGACGGAGCTCACGGCGACGACCTCCAAGCTTGAAAAGGCCCGAAAGGAGTACGGATCCCTAAACGGCAGCTATCGAGAGCTTGACAGCCAGTTCAGAGAGCTCGGCGAGGACTTCAACAGAAAGCTGGAGGAGAACTCCAAGCTCCAAAGGACCAACGAGAGCCTTCAGCAGCAAGGAGACGAGCTCATTCGAACGATCGACGGCCTAACCCAGGATAAGGGTCGTTTGCAGGGCGAGGTCAGCGAAATCCAGGGCCGACTGAACGAATCTCAAGAACGCCTGAAGAAGGCTCAAGAGGACCTAGAGCGAACCAACAGCGAACTGATGACGGCCCAGAACGATGCCCTGCGGCTCGGAGGGCTCGCGGCGAGCGCGCGAACCGGCAAGCCCATGTTCCTTCGGGGGGACGAGATCGCGCGCCTCAGCGTGGACGCGAACTTGACCCCGCAAGAGGCTCGGCAAGAGGTTTCCCGTCTGATGCGTGCCGCCAGGATGGAAGCTGAGGAACGCGGGGCCAAGCCGCTAGCGGGGTTGCCATCGGCGGGCCTGACGCAGCGCACGATCCAGGGAAGGACCGTTTCGGCCGAAGAGCAGCTGGACGCATTGATCCGCAGCCTTACCGGCCGGCCTGATCCCGTTGTGCTCATCTCGCGGTCGTTCCTCAACTCCTTTGGCGGCGAGCCCGTCCAGCTCGATATCGCCATCTATCGCAATCCGCTCGCGGTTCGCGCCGGAGACATTGTCGCCGAAAGGCGCGTCGACGGCACCAAGGACCTGGCTGCGATCCACACTCAGGTGACCTCCTTTATCGCTGAGGACGTGCACAATGCGGCTCAGCGGGCCAACTTCATCCCCGCCAACGGCCGGGCGGACAGCTACGGGTCCGTCTCGATGGCGGAGGCGCTGAATCTGGTAGAGAGAATCAAGGAGGCAGGCCGTTCGATCCGGCTTCAGGCGATTGCCAGACAGGACCTGCGCGTGGGGGACCCGCTGCTGCTGGAGTTTAGGCTGAAATGA
- a CDS encoding trypsin-like peptidase domain-containing protein, with translation MSKATTYFFIGLAVFGGAFAALRIDRYLAQRSVQPDALFQESAPISKVSLENVQTPADFRAAAKKLVASVVSVDRLERYRTFFSEETRIAQTGSGSGVIIAANGTIITNNHVVANADRVQVRLPDGRNMQATVVGTDPRSDLAVLKVDATGLSAVEMGESSKLEIGEWVLAVGSPLGFDDTVSVGVVSSLNRTLDTGGPGVLADAIQTDAAINPGNSGGALANAKGELIGINTAIASETGGSVGLGFAIPVNRVKRVASDILKFGRVRYGTLGVSFYRIPGLLERESAREQLKQATGSEPPKAGVVVQRVGAGSGAERAGMQGLDVVTEFDGQRIRDYTDLSRLLLDRRAGDTVKIKYWSKGESKSVSIVLQDQA, from the coding sequence ATGAGCAAAGCCACGACCTATTTTTTCATCGGACTTGCCGTCTTCGGAGGAGCTTTCGCAGCTCTGCGCATCGACCGCTACCTGGCTCAGCGATCGGTTCAGCCAGACGCTCTGTTTCAGGAGTCGGCCCCCATCTCCAAGGTCTCGCTCGAGAACGTCCAGACTCCCGCGGACTTCCGGGCGGCCGCCAAGAAACTGGTCGCTTCGGTGGTGTCCGTGGACCGCTTGGAGCGCTATCGCACCTTCTTCTCTGAGGAAACGCGCATCGCGCAGACCGGCTCAGGTTCCGGCGTCATCATCGCGGCGAACGGAACGATCATCACCAACAACCACGTCGTGGCGAATGCTGACCGGGTCCAGGTTCGGCTGCCGGACGGACGAAACATGCAGGCCACGGTCGTCGGCACCGACCCACGGTCCGATCTTGCGGTGCTCAAGGTGGATGCGACGGGCCTTTCGGCGGTCGAAATGGGCGAGAGTTCCAAACTGGAAATCGGCGAATGGGTTCTGGCCGTCGGCTCTCCGCTGGGCTTCGACGACACCGTCAGCGTTGGCGTCGTCAGCAGCCTTAACCGGACCTTGGACACCGGCGGTCCCGGCGTGCTCGCCGACGCCATCCAAACCGATGCCGCCATCAACCCGGGCAACTCCGGCGGCGCACTGGCAAACGCCAAAGGCGAGCTGATTGGCATCAACACGGCTATCGCAAGCGAGACCGGCGGCAGCGTTGGGCTGGGCTTCGCCATCCCGGTCAACCGGGTCAAGCGCGTGGCCTCCGACATCTTGAAGTTCGGGCGCGTCCGCTACGGCACATTGGGGGTTTCCTTCTACCGTATCCCTGGCCTTCTGGAGCGCGAATCGGCCCGCGAGCAGCTCAAACAGGCCACCGGCTCTGAGCCGCCAAAGGCGGGCGTCGTGGTCCAGAGGGTGGGCGCCGGATCGGGGGCGGAGCGCGCGGGAATGCAGGGCCTCGACGTGGTTACGGAATTCGACGGACAGCGCATTCGCGACTACACGGACCTGTCCAGGCTCCTCCTCGATCGTCGGGCGGGCGACACCGTGAAGATCAAGTATTGGTCTAAAG
- a CDS encoding four helix bundle protein encodes MREAAGFEDLEVWNSAMEFAELVYRVSAEFPREEQYALVSQLRRAAVSIPSNIAEGWGRGPGAANLNHARIARGSCYEVRTQLLLADRLGLASSRSVGEAIDRLGSLQRLLGAYVRGMEAKHVRETPANYGADDAD; translated from the coding sequence ATGCGGGAGGCGGCAGGTTTTGAAGACCTGGAAGTCTGGAATTCAGCGATGGAATTCGCAGAGCTTGTCTATCGGGTATCTGCCGAGTTTCCGCGTGAAGAGCAATACGCCCTGGTCAGCCAACTGCGTCGTGCAGCCGTCTCGATCCCATCCAATATAGCTGAGGGATGGGGGCGTGGACCGGGCGCTGCGAACCTCAACCACGCCCGGATCGCTCGGGGATCGTGTTATGAGGTTCGAACTCAGTTGCTTCTTGCTGATAGGCTGGGACTAGCCTCCAGCCGCTCCGTCGGCGAAGCGATCGATCGGTTGGGATCGCTGCAGCGGCTCCTCGGCGCGTATGTGCGAGGGATGGAGGCCAAACACGTGAGGGAGACACCTGCGAACTATGGCGCGGATGACGCAGACTGA
- the pdxS gene encoding pyridoxal 5'-phosphate synthase lyase subunit PdxS — translation MNVRKTWREKVGLAEMLKGGVIMDVTNVEQAKIAEDAGAVSVMALERVPADIRVQGGVARMSDPEMILAIKEAVSIPVMAKCRIGHFAEAQILEALEIDFIDESEVLTPADVSNHVDKHGFTVPFVCGARNLGEALRRCGEGAAMIRTKGEAGTGDVVEAVRHMRTIMADMARVQATREDELYVVAKELQAPLDMVQHVHKTGKLPVPNFSAGGIATPADASLMMQLGAESVFVGSGIFKAGASLSPEERIKAQSRRAKAIVEAVLFYDQPKKLAEISKNLGEPMVGINVSSLEDKELMAVRGW, via the coding sequence ATGAACGTGCGAAAGACCTGGCGCGAGAAGGTCGGGCTGGCGGAGATGCTCAAAGGCGGCGTCATCATGGACGTCACCAACGTCGAGCAGGCGAAGATCGCCGAAGACGCCGGCGCGGTCTCGGTCATGGCGCTGGAGCGCGTGCCCGCGGACATCCGCGTGCAGGGTGGCGTGGCGCGCATGTCCGACCCCGAAATGATCCTCGCCATCAAGGAAGCCGTGTCCATCCCGGTCATGGCCAAGTGCCGCATCGGCCACTTTGCCGAGGCGCAGATTCTCGAGGCCCTGGAGATCGACTTCATCGACGAGAGTGAGGTGCTGACACCGGCCGACGTTTCGAACCACGTGGACAAGCACGGGTTCACCGTGCCGTTCGTATGCGGTGCGCGGAACCTGGGCGAGGCTTTGCGGCGCTGCGGCGAGGGAGCGGCGATGATCCGCACGAAGGGCGAAGCCGGCACGGGCGACGTGGTCGAGGCCGTGCGGCACATGCGCACGATCATGGCGGACATGGCCCGTGTGCAGGCCACCCGCGAGGATGAGCTCTACGTCGTCGCCAAGGAACTTCAGGCGCCGCTGGACATGGTGCAGCACGTCCACAAGACCGGCAAGCTGCCGGTGCCCAACTTCAGCGCGGGCGGCATCGCGACGCCGGCCGACGCGAGCCTGATGATGCAGCTTGGCGCGGAGAGCGTGTTCGTGGGCAGCGGCATCTTCAAGGCGGGCGCTTCGCTCTCGCCAGAGGAGCGGATCAAGGCGCAGTCGCGGCGCGCCAAGGCGATCGTGGAGGCGGTGCTCTTCTACGACCAGCCCAAAAAGCTGGCCGAGATCAGCAAGAACCTGGGCGAGCCTATGGTCGGCATCAACGTCAGCTCTCTTGAAGACAAAGAGCTGATGGCGGTCAGGGGTTGGTAG
- a CDS encoding LptF/LptG family permease gives MKRLDRLIISELVGPWAFGVAIFSALIFASVLLVRVTEWVVRGINPNTVMEVAFLLMPGIVVKTFAMAMLLATLLAFGRLSNDSEVVALKAAGTSLFRIMRPVLAFGLAVAFLSFALNEAIVPGAAARATALTTEIKKQIDKGKGAKPVFYTIQGKNGAVAQLMALDFSLVDQTLRHVTLSTFDSEKRHSTILLADELRYFGPRDWRIIGDARLLKADGKWVLGLKDAWPREVAQPDITPQNLLAGFADDLDVFSIGQMVEQIRKLKSDPNPDNKQIANLQFGLYNKVALPLGVVVFALLGAPLGIRNARAGMAVGFALSVALSFLYLMLANFMAVYAKGGAIPPWLASFLPILIGAAAAGYAIYRKNQ, from the coding sequence TTGAAGCGGCTCGACCGGCTGATCATCAGTGAGCTGGTGGGGCCTTGGGCCTTCGGCGTGGCGATCTTCTCAGCGCTGATCTTCGCTTCGGTCCTGCTGGTACGCGTGACGGAGTGGGTGGTTCGGGGCATCAACCCAAACACGGTCATGGAGGTGGCATTCTTGTTGATGCCGGGCATCGTGGTGAAGACCTTCGCCATGGCGATGCTCCTGGCTACCCTGCTCGCCTTCGGGAGGCTTAGCAATGACAGCGAAGTGGTGGCTCTTAAGGCTGCCGGCACCAGCCTCTTTCGCATCATGAGGCCGGTGCTGGCCTTTGGGCTGGCGGTGGCGTTCCTTTCGTTTGCGCTCAATGAGGCGATCGTTCCAGGGGCGGCTGCCCGCGCCACGGCGCTCACAACCGAGATCAAGAAGCAGATCGATAAAGGCAAGGGTGCAAAGCCGGTCTTCTACACGATCCAGGGCAAGAACGGCGCGGTCGCACAACTCATGGCGCTCGACTTCAGTCTGGTGGACCAAACCCTGCGACACGTTACGCTCTCGACGTTTGATTCCGAGAAGCGCCACAGCACCATCCTGCTCGCCGACGAACTGCGCTACTTCGGGCCGAGAGATTGGCGGATCATCGGAGACGCGCGGCTGCTCAAGGCCGACGGGAAGTGGGTATTAGGGCTCAAAGACGCCTGGCCGAGAGAGGTCGCGCAGCCGGACATTACGCCCCAGAACTTGCTGGCCGGGTTCGCGGACGATCTCGACGTGTTCAGCATCGGGCAGATGGTGGAGCAGATCCGCAAGCTCAAGTCGGACCCCAACCCCGACAACAAGCAGATCGCCAACCTGCAGTTCGGGCTGTACAACAAGGTGGCTCTACCTCTGGGGGTGGTGGTGTTCGCGCTGCTTGGGGCGCCGCTCGGGATTCGGAACGCGCGGGCGGGCATGGCTGTTGGGTTCGCGCTTTCGGTGGCGCTCAGCTTCCTCTATCTGATGCTGGCGAACTTCATGGCAGTCTATGCCAAGGGCGGCGCGATCCCACCTTGGCTGGCGAGCTTCTTACCGATCCTGATCGGGGCCGCTGCGGCGGGGTACGCGATTTACAGGAAGAACCAATAG
- the lptB gene encoding LPS export ABC transporter ATP-binding protein — MTITTHDLVKVYRGRKVVDKVSIRISEGEIVGLLGPNGAGKTTTFYMVTGIVRPNGGEVQLDGAPITRWPMYKRAQAGIGYLPQEASVFRKLSVADNIRLVMEVNRAPKDAIAKRIAELAEEFHIGHILDAKAGVLSGGERRRVEIARSLATEPKFILLDEPFTGIDPVTIEEIQKIISRLKARGIGILITDHNVSATLSITDRNYILIGGKIFAEGTAAEIGSNEAVRKHYLGAQFAGEGDVDPAGSNGRAKSAPESEEAHD, encoded by the coding sequence ATGACGATCACGACCCACGATCTTGTCAAGGTGTATCGGGGACGAAAGGTCGTCGACAAGGTCAGCATCCGGATCAGCGAAGGCGAGATCGTTGGCTTGCTGGGGCCGAATGGCGCGGGAAAGACGACGACGTTCTACATGGTCACCGGGATCGTCAGGCCCAATGGCGGCGAGGTGCAGCTTGACGGGGCCCCGATCACACGCTGGCCGATGTACAAGAGGGCCCAAGCAGGCATCGGCTATCTGCCCCAGGAAGCCAGCGTCTTTCGAAAGCTCTCGGTGGCGGACAACATCCGGCTGGTGATGGAGGTCAACCGCGCGCCCAAAGACGCCATCGCCAAGCGCATCGCCGAGCTTGCGGAGGAGTTTCACATTGGGCACATCCTGGACGCCAAAGCCGGAGTGCTCTCCGGGGGTGAGCGCCGGCGTGTGGAGATCGCGCGTTCGCTCGCCACGGAGCCGAAGTTCATCCTCCTCGATGAGCCGTTCACCGGCATCGACCCAGTCACCATCGAGGAGATTCAGAAGATCATTTCAAGGCTCAAGGCGCGAGGCATCGGCATCTTGATCACCGACCACAACGTTTCTGCGACGCTCAGCATCACTGACCGGAACTACATCTTGATCGGGGGGAAAATCTTCGCCGAGGGCACGGCCGCCGAGATCGGCTCCAACGAAGCGGTCCGCAAGCACTATCTCGGCGCCCAATTTGCCGGCGAGGGCGATGTGGACCCTGCCGGAAGCAACGGCAGGGCCAAGTCCGCGCCCGAGAGCGAGGAAGCTCACGATTGA